A genome region from Leptospira langatensis includes the following:
- a CDS encoding tetratricopeptide repeat protein produces the protein MLKKICKKILRPKLLNRSANLVLLLGLLSACQYPIRDHERIESDPYFVYLPATDYTQEKVESVQTPWAAKSHRGKAILAPDKNNLGILFVRNSLLDDAEAEFISAQKLLPNNPVPSLNLLRLYYILDDISDAKKFMEDFLKQNPPLERKKFENLLIGSNREEELVIFRDALSTIPGQELYAWEGLADYFFTKQEWSKSYFYLEKILQQSPYHKNARGLMVKMANILEKWDDVLVFGLSLTGTGERVPELEYYMAHAYYEKRRYSEALEWIQKAPESEKESIVFLELWKSCLLAKNPRADVSPLLPYFRKLKSKGVQFSEEDFFPTLTPEGKEAMDRNIFGR, from the coding sequence ATGCTCAAAAAAATCTGCAAGAAAATCCTGCGTCCGAAGCTTCTTAATAGGAGCGCAAATCTAGTTCTATTGTTAGGGCTACTCTCCGCCTGCCAATATCCGATCCGAGATCACGAAAGAATAGAAAGCGATCCATATTTCGTATATCTTCCCGCTACGGATTATACCCAGGAAAAAGTGGAATCCGTCCAGACTCCTTGGGCCGCCAAGTCTCATAGAGGGAAGGCGATCCTTGCTCCTGATAAAAACAATCTAGGGATCCTATTCGTTCGGAACTCACTCTTGGATGATGCGGAGGCAGAGTTTATCTCCGCCCAGAAACTTCTTCCGAACAATCCGGTCCCTTCTCTCAATCTATTACGTTTATATTATATATTGGATGATATTTCGGACGCGAAGAAATTCATGGAGGACTTTCTAAAACAAAATCCTCCTCTCGAAAGAAAGAAATTCGAGAACCTACTCATAGGATCCAATAGGGAAGAGGAACTTGTTATTTTCAGAGACGCTCTTTCCACCATTCCAGGACAAGAATTGTATGCTTGGGAAGGGCTCGCAGATTATTTCTTCACTAAACAAGAATGGTCTAAGAGCTATTTCTATTTAGAGAAGATCCTGCAACAGAGTCCCTATCATAAGAACGCAAGAGGGCTCATGGTGAAGATGGCCAATATTCTGGAAAAATGGGACGATGTTCTGGTTTTTGGGCTCAGCCTTACAGGAACAGGAGAAAGAGTCCCAGAGCTTGAATACTATATGGCCCATGCTTACTATGAGAAGAGACGCTATTCCGAAGCTTTGGAGTGGATCCAAAAAGCTCCCGAATCCGAAAAGGAATCCATCGTCTTTTTAGAACTCTGGAAATCCTGTTTACTCGCCAAGAATCCGAGAGCGGATGTTTCTCCTCTTCTCCCTTATTTTAGAAAATTGAAAAGTAAGGGAGTGCAATTCTCAGAAGAAGATTTTTTTCCCACCCTCACTCCGGAAGGAAAAGAGGCAATGGATAGAAATATCTTTGGTCGTTAA
- a CDS encoding MATE family efflux transporter has protein sequence MDKKFFQLTFYNILANLTVPLTGLADTAILGQLETHTFMAGVALSNVLFDYLFWGFSFLRMSTTGLTAQAEGNRNTIESFQILLRSLVVASLAGFLLLLLKYLIGEIGFSFLQGEEEVKASGYEYFHSRIWSAPGVLCNFVLMGWFLGRSKSGIVLAATILANLSNFLLNIWFVLYLHWNSAGAGYATTISQYIMLIFFLIPLTKERTRLGEVYDKIRIFSLSGFRSLLSLNSDILMRTLLLISTFSLFRNYSSGLGSEVLAANAILHELILVGAFWIDGAAVATETISGTLKGNKDFEGLKRILKLGIISGFAISFFFCFLFLGFSERMFGLFSKSKQVVFLAQEYGYWILPVLLLGATAFIFDGFFLGMSEGKTLRNSMVVSSLVFFLPIAYWGKLEASNHILWLSLTSYMFGRTLTLGIIAYKKFFVRKALSL, from the coding sequence TTGGACAAAAAGTTTTTTCAACTTACCTTCTATAATATACTCGCAAACCTCACTGTTCCTTTGACTGGACTGGCCGACACCGCAATCTTAGGACAACTCGAGACTCATACATTTATGGCGGGGGTCGCCCTATCTAACGTACTATTCGATTATCTATTCTGGGGATTCTCATTCTTAAGGATGAGCACCACCGGACTCACCGCACAGGCCGAAGGAAACAGGAATACAATAGAATCTTTTCAGATACTTCTCCGCTCCTTAGTAGTCGCGAGCCTGGCAGGTTTTCTTTTACTCCTTCTGAAATATCTTATAGGAGAGATCGGTTTCTCGTTTCTACAAGGAGAAGAAGAAGTAAAGGCCTCCGGTTACGAATACTTTCATTCCCGTATTTGGAGTGCACCGGGAGTTCTTTGCAATTTTGTGCTCATGGGTTGGTTTTTAGGAAGAAGCAAGAGCGGTATTGTTCTTGCTGCTACCATCCTTGCAAACCTATCCAATTTCCTTTTGAACATCTGGTTCGTTCTCTACTTACATTGGAATTCGGCAGGAGCAGGATATGCGACTACGATCAGCCAATATATCATGCTGATCTTCTTTTTAATTCCCCTAACGAAAGAAAGGACCAGATTAGGGGAAGTATATGATAAAATTAGAATATTCTCCTTATCGGGGTTTAGATCCTTATTGTCCTTGAATTCGGATATTTTGATGCGAACCCTTCTTCTGATCAGTACCTTTAGTCTTTTTAGAAATTACAGCTCCGGCTTGGGATCTGAGGTTCTCGCGGCAAACGCGATCCTACACGAGCTTATTCTTGTCGGAGCGTTTTGGATAGATGGCGCAGCAGTCGCTACGGAGACGATCTCCGGAACTCTAAAAGGGAACAAGGACTTCGAAGGATTAAAAAGGATCCTGAAACTCGGGATTATCTCCGGATTTGCGATCTCCTTTTTCTTTTGCTTCTTGTTCTTAGGATTTTCAGAAAGAATGTTCGGGCTCTTCAGTAAATCCAAACAAGTAGTATTCTTAGCACAAGAATATGGGTATTGGATCCTGCCGGTCTTACTCTTGGGGGCGACCGCATTTATCTTTGACGGATTCTTTTTAGGAATGTCTGAGGGAAAGACTCTCAGGAACAGTATGGTCGTTAGCTCTTTAGTCTTCTTTCTTCCGATCGCCTATTGGGGAAAGTTAGAAGCAAGCAACCATATCCTTTGGCTCTCCCTGACTTCTTATATGTTCGGTAGGACTCTAACGCTTGGAATCATCGCATATAAAAAATTCTTTGTAAGAAAAGCGCTCAGTTTGTAG
- a CDS encoding tetratricopeptide repeat protein encodes MAEADIKRKFNEALKFEKEGKISQAAKVYIEILGMNPKFQKAYLNLGALYSRTGDSEKAIKTYQKALDLGKTPELYYNLGVELYRLGSLDAAVKALKSSLELNKRYLNSHLLLAYCYKQLERPEKSELYLKNAIKIDPKNKTAHAALATIYFDTEKWEQALEAANLALQINPNDARMEILLTDLHVKLGNYKQSFEALKKVTTSAPGFVQFTDSIKTAKQNPKKEDKLFFDNLEVLTRKKLNEFKDKLTMSKESPEDFEAPQAQDALDLSLMYLFHGDTERALKYLLYAQKNLQENPASEAS; translated from the coding sequence ATGGCCGAAGCCGATATCAAAAGAAAGTTCAACGAAGCTCTCAAATTCGAGAAGGAAGGTAAGATCTCCCAAGCGGCTAAGGTATACATAGAGATCTTGGGAATGAATCCCAAATTCCAAAAGGCTTACTTGAACCTAGGAGCCCTGTATTCTCGGACTGGAGACTCCGAAAAAGCCATCAAGACCTACCAAAAGGCCTTGGATTTAGGAAAGACCCCCGAATTATATTATAATTTAGGCGTAGAGCTATATAGACTCGGAAGCCTGGACGCCGCAGTAAAAGCCTTAAAGAGTTCTCTCGAGTTAAACAAACGATACCTGAATTCCCATCTCCTGCTTGCGTATTGCTACAAGCAATTGGAGAGACCCGAAAAATCGGAACTCTACTTAAAAAATGCGATCAAGATAGATCCGAAAAATAAAACCGCGCATGCGGCCCTGGCCACCATCTATTTCGATACGGAAAAATGGGAACAGGCGCTAGAGGCAGCCAATCTTGCTCTTCAGATCAATCCGAACGATGCGAGAATGGAGATCCTTCTCACGGATCTCCATGTCAAACTCGGAAATTATAAACAGTCTTTCGAGGCCCTAAAGAAAGTCACCACGAGCGCTCCCGGTTTCGTTCAATTCACGGACTCGATCAAGACCGCAAAGCAGAACCCGAAAAAAGAAGATAAACTTTTCTTCGATAATTTGGAAGTACTCACCCGTAAAAAGCTGAACGAGTTCAAAGATAAGCTAACCATGTCCAAGGAAAGTCCTGAGGATTTTGAAGCTCCCCAAGCCCAGGACGCGCTTGATCTTTCCCTCATGTATTTGTTCCATGGAGATACGGAACGTGCCTTAAAGTACCTGCTCTATGCTCAAAAAAATCTGCAAGAAAATCCTGCGTCCGAAGCTTCTTAA
- a CDS encoding site-2 protease family protein — MSRPKYGLHILLFFLTFLTLTFQDTIFTIPFESSETIARVFSAQWPYSVSLLFIILCHEMGHYLAAKFYGIRSTLPYFLPVPFAPVGTMGAVIKIQEPIRNKVQLFDIGVWGPAMSLVLSIPCLWIGLKYSTLVSFAERTSVLLSNSDLVDIRFGNSVFVYFASQQILGPYDPNLFSVEYHPLAFAGWVGLLITALNLLPFGQLDGGHVIYSLVGEKYRRWIYYLFSAFLLLAIWNYSWIVWGLLIYYFIRVEHPYIPDGPSPLDKYRKIFGWSILLSLVLIFPISPITVVTSAGLQPSLGEELWHGLLNLLNR; from the coding sequence TTGAGCAGACCCAAGTACGGATTGCATATTTTATTATTCTTTCTGACCTTCTTAACTCTTACTTTCCAAGATACGATCTTCACGATCCCGTTCGAAAGTTCGGAGACGATTGCCCGTGTTTTCTCGGCTCAATGGCCATATTCAGTTTCTCTTTTGTTCATTATTCTCTGTCATGAGATGGGGCATTATCTGGCAGCGAAATTCTATGGGATCCGTTCCACTCTTCCTTATTTTCTTCCGGTACCATTTGCTCCAGTGGGGACGATGGGGGCGGTGATCAAGATCCAAGAACCGATCCGAAATAAGGTGCAACTCTTCGATATCGGTGTTTGGGGACCTGCAATGAGTTTGGTTCTATCCATTCCTTGTCTATGGATCGGTCTGAAATATTCTACACTGGTTTCTTTTGCTGAGAGGACTTCGGTCCTTCTTTCTAATTCGGATCTCGTGGATATCCGTTTTGGGAATAGCGTCTTTGTATATTTCGCATCTCAGCAGATCCTAGGGCCGTATGATCCGAATTTGTTCAGCGTGGAATATCATCCTCTAGCGTTTGCAGGCTGGGTGGGTCTATTGATCACTGCGCTGAACCTTCTTCCGTTTGGGCAACTAGATGGAGGACATGTGATCTACTCTCTTGTAGGAGAGAAATACAGAAGGTGGATCTATTATTTATTTTCCGCCTTTCTGCTGCTTGCGATCTGGAATTATTCGTGGATTGTTTGGGGATTACTCATCTATTACTTTATCCGAGTGGAACATCCTTATATTCCGGATGGCCCTTCTCCTTTGGATAAATACCGCAAGATTTTCGGATGGAGTATATTACTATCTTTGGTACTTATCTTTCCGATCTCACCCATTACAGTTGTTACCTCTGCCGGACTGCAGCCGAGTTTGGGAGAAGAACTTTGGCATGGTCTACTCAATTTACTGAACCGATGA
- the mpl36 gene encoding RlpA family plasminogen-binding lipoprotein MPL36, whose protein sequence is MKQIAAIFALITVTACASSETRRSISASGDPSEIFFEKEIAPMDQESKKDLLLAKNSSSQRGLDDLLADNKPVKATTPPRQQSNTGEFDEVGYSSWYGSKFQGKPTASGEIFDKTKLTAAHPNLPLGSVVRVKNLENDKEVLVKVNDRGPFVKDRIIDLSEKAADSLEFKDVGIARVGLTVVSRGSGAAESEDMEGLDDEDALLKDNNKPEKLTPKKVATPAPLVKGAPKGQTVQVGVFRNSRLAEDYRKNLSAEYGEKVYLFERDGMFVLQMGDFTDRAKADILKSKLKEDGVDCFIPKK, encoded by the coding sequence ATGAAACAGATAGCCGCTATCTTTGCACTGATAACAGTAACGGCATGCGCATCTTCCGAAACTCGGAGAAGCATCAGCGCTTCCGGAGATCCATCCGAGATTTTCTTCGAGAAGGAAATCGCTCCTATGGACCAGGAGTCAAAGAAAGACCTACTCCTGGCAAAAAATTCCTCGAGCCAAAGAGGACTAGACGATCTTTTAGCGGATAATAAGCCGGTCAAGGCTACGACCCCTCCTAGACAACAAAGCAATACGGGAGAGTTCGACGAAGTTGGTTATTCTTCTTGGTACGGTTCTAAGTTCCAAGGAAAGCCGACTGCTAGCGGTGAGATCTTCGATAAGACCAAATTGACTGCCGCTCACCCAAATCTTCCTCTTGGTTCCGTAGTTCGGGTAAAGAATCTCGAGAACGATAAAGAGGTCTTAGTGAAAGTAAACGACCGTGGACCTTTCGTAAAAGACAGGATCATCGACTTATCCGAGAAAGCAGCCGACTCTTTGGAATTCAAAGACGTTGGGATTGCCAGAGTCGGTTTGACTGTAGTAAGCAGAGGCTCGGGCGCCGCTGAATCCGAAGACATGGAAGGTCTGGACGACGAAGACGCTTTATTAAAAGATAATAATAAACCTGAAAAGTTGACCCCTAAGAAAGTCGCTACTCCGGCACCGTTAGTAAAAGGAGCTCCTAAAGGACAAACGGTCCAAGTAGGGGTTTTCAGAAATAGCCGCTTGGCAGAAGATTATAGAAAGAACCTTTCTGCAGAATACGGTGAGAAGGTTTACTTGTTCGAAAGAGACGGCATGTTCGTTCTTCAAATGGGAGATTTCACTGATAGAGCAAAAGCCGATATCTTGAAATCCAAACTCAAAGAAGACGGAGTGGATTGTTTCATTCCTAAAAAATAA
- the cysE gene encoding serine O-acetyltransferase — MFENIKAIRKNDPAAKSYIEIIVCYPGLHALWFHSIAHLLYRIGLPLIPRMINTFARFLTGVDIHPGAKIAPGIFIDHGQGVVIGETAEIAKGCLILQGVTLGGTGKESGKRHPTLKENVVVGAGAKILGNIVIETNVRIGAGSVVLRDVPPDCTVVGVPGKVVRSKIDFGKEGERMLDHGELPDPVARVFSILVEKVDTLQKEVNELYARVNLSEKKPAEKKGDDELNEFIHGDGI; from the coding sequence TTGTTCGAGAATATCAAAGCGATCCGAAAAAACGATCCCGCCGCAAAATCATATATCGAGATCATAGTCTGTTATCCTGGTTTGCATGCGCTTTGGTTCCATTCAATCGCGCATTTACTATATCGGATCGGACTTCCCTTAATCCCAAGGATGATCAATACATTCGCTAGGTTTTTGACCGGTGTCGATATTCACCCGGGTGCGAAAATTGCTCCAGGAATTTTTATAGATCACGGCCAAGGAGTTGTGATCGGGGAGACGGCCGAAATAGCAAAAGGCTGTCTGATCCTACAAGGGGTCACACTCGGAGGAACGGGAAAAGAAAGCGGCAAACGGCATCCCACTCTAAAAGAGAACGTGGTCGTCGGAGCAGGAGCCAAGATCCTAGGGAATATCGTCATCGAGACAAATGTGCGTATCGGCGCCGGTTCCGTGGTACTCAGGGACGTTCCTCCGGATTGCACTGTAGTTGGTGTTCCAGGCAAAGTAGTACGATCTAAGATCGATTTCGGAAAAGAAGGAGAAAGAATGCTAGATCACGGAGAACTTCCGGATCCAGTGGCCAGGGTCTTCTCCATTCTTGTGGAAAAAGTAGATACTTTGCAGAAAGAAGTAAACGAACTCTATGCGAGAGTCAATCTTTCCGAGAAAAAACCTGCCGAAAAGAAAGGAGATGATGAATTGAACGAATTCATCCATGGCGACGGAATTTAA
- the folP gene encoding dihydropteroate synthase translates to METKSEPLLKDGNPPRILPPRPILFGVLNITSDSFSDGGKYLQEDQALAKARSLLEEGADVIDIGAQSSNVKAAPISQELEWERMQGLIQELKKQKVSISIDTFRPYVMRKALESGVDYINNIRGFVDEESLRLVKEFSHLPTKYIAMFSQDHGDKADRSSDLTPQTVLFRVLDFFRERKEAFQALGVSEEKIILDPGMGFFLSPDFKVSFSVLSRIDRILDEFPSLMVSVTKKSFLGNGLGGLSVEEREIPTVIAEMYLWTKGVPMIRTHSPISFLRAMKTWELTNTDY, encoded by the coding sequence ATGGAAACTAAGTCTGAACCCCTTCTTAAGGATGGAAATCCGCCCAGGATTCTGCCTCCAAGACCCATCCTATTCGGCGTTTTGAATATTACTTCGGACTCTTTCTCGGATGGGGGAAAATATCTCCAAGAGGACCAGGCGCTAGCCAAGGCAAGATCCCTCTTGGAAGAAGGGGCCGACGTGATCGATATCGGCGCCCAGTCCTCCAATGTGAAGGCCGCCCCGATCTCGCAAGAATTGGAATGGGAAAGAATGCAGGGCCTGATCCAAGAATTAAAAAAGCAGAAGGTTTCGATCTCCATCGATACTTTCCGTCCGTACGTGATGCGAAAGGCTTTAGAGTCCGGCGTGGACTATATCAACAATATCCGCGGATTTGTAGACGAAGAAAGCCTAAGACTGGTAAAAGAATTCTCTCATCTTCCCACCAAGTACATTGCTATGTTCTCCCAAGATCATGGGGATAAAGCGGATCGATCTTCTGATCTGACTCCTCAAACAGTATTGTTCCGGGTACTCGATTTCTTTCGGGAAAGAAAAGAGGCCTTTCAGGCTCTGGGCGTGTCCGAGGAAAAGATCATTCTTGATCCTGGCATGGGCTTTTTCTTAAGTCCGGATTTTAAGGTCAGCTTCTCTGTTCTTTCTAGAATCGATCGGATACTAGATGAGTTTCCTAGCCTCATGGTTTCCGTGACTAAGAAATCTTTCTTAGGAAATGGACTCGGGGGTTTGTCTGTGGAAGAAAGGGAGATCCCAACCGTCATCGCTGAGATGTATCTCTGGACCAAGGGAGTTCCTATGATCCGAACTCATTCCCCTATTTCTTTTTTGAGAGCGATGAAGACCTGGGAACTTACAAATACGGATTATTAA